In the genome of Halapricum salinum, one region contains:
- a CDS encoding cadherin-like domain-containing protein: MLRFYAVFLTLVICATVGVVFSGGAIADGPETNVSVSGQAAPGEEIVIEFRLENTDDTPRGYVLNASVPDSWVVVNQSSDGAFWNEEDQKWAWMTVQPDSVVTASMTVAVPENATDSYTLEALAKDAEGQRSMSSSTVVINTLPITRDETYTTEEGSVLKVPAPGVLDNDADPDGELLSAEVVRTPDNGRLQFQADGSFVYVPDPGFSGQDSFVYEAVDEDDGTRNATVSITVHSATETSGPPDSNDGTEDNGLPTLALVVGAAGLLVLALRVW; encoded by the coding sequence ATGCTTCGTTTCTATGCTGTCTTCCTGACGCTCGTGATCTGTGCCACTGTCGGAGTCGTTTTCTCTGGTGGAGCGATCGCAGACGGTCCCGAAACGAACGTGTCCGTTTCTGGACAGGCAGCGCCCGGTGAGGAGATCGTGATCGAGTTTCGCCTCGAGAATACCGACGACACTCCCCGCGGATACGTGCTGAACGCCTCAGTCCCCGACTCGTGGGTCGTCGTGAACCAGAGCAGCGACGGTGCATTCTGGAACGAGGAAGATCAAAAGTGGGCATGGATGACTGTCCAGCCCGACTCGGTCGTCACCGCGTCGATGACGGTGGCCGTTCCGGAGAATGCTACTGACTCATACACTCTCGAGGCCCTCGCGAAGGACGCGGAGGGGCAAAGATCGATGAGCAGTAGCACGGTCGTAATCAATACGTTGCCAATCACCCGAGACGAGACGTACACGACTGAGGAGGGCTCGGTACTGAAGGTCCCGGCACCGGGAGTGTTGGACAACGATGCCGATCCAGATGGAGAACTGCTATCAGCCGAAGTCGTTCGAACGCCCGATAACGGCCGCCTCCAGTTCCAGGCAGACGGCTCGTTCGTGTACGTTCCCGATCCCGGTTTCAGCGGTCAAGACAGCTTTGTGTACGAAGCAGTCGATGAGGACGACGGAACGAGAAACGCAACGGTGTCGATCACTGTGCACTCTGCCACAGAAACGAGTGGCCCTCCGGATTCGAACGACGGGACCGAAGATAACGGGCTGCCGACTCTCGCACTCGTCGTTGGAGCTGCCGGCCTCCTCGTATTGGCGCTCCGT
- a CDS encoding CARDB domain-containing protein, with translation MQAATEAAVTVGDSEAPIEGLYVDFVTALEADDLALARALLDTLANRYEEVEGAEQAFLRRVVTGLDANAYEADDRESLLEFSRTMSQANAQRTGFLLEAVSAFESDGPIDTGRLADRATETREIEGSLDSTRQSTASVVSDATVPSTPSIVTVDSPESLAQSETVTITATVENIGDEATLPLDLHISTDSGLVADREGVGLGRLAAREQLSIEIGITGRSPGEHATTVEITADGETVESTVATFTVLETDRSVREVIAGGQDATPSVLDVRAALEYWSQNRQVPETGGETIDDRTLLSLIEEWRVAEGSES, from the coding sequence GTGCAAGCAGCCACCGAGGCAGCTGTCACGGTCGGAGACAGCGAGGCGCCGATCGAAGGGTTGTATGTTGACTTCGTGACGGCGCTCGAGGCGGACGACCTGGCGCTTGCGCGGGCGCTACTTGATACGTTGGCAAATAGGTACGAAGAGGTTGAAGGAGCCGAACAAGCATTCCTCCGGCGCGTCGTGACAGGACTCGACGCGAACGCGTACGAGGCTGATGACCGGGAATCGTTACTCGAGTTTTCCAGGACGATGTCGCAGGCCAACGCACAGCGAACAGGGTTCCTTCTCGAAGCTGTCTCCGCGTTCGAGTCCGATGGCCCGATCGATACCGGCCGTCTCGCAGATAGAGCGACCGAGACGCGAGAGATAGAGGGATCTCTCGACAGCACGAGACAGTCGACAGCGTCGGTCGTTTCGGACGCGACCGTCCCATCGACACCGTCGATCGTGACGGTCGATTCCCCGGAGTCGCTCGCCCAATCAGAGACGGTCACCATCACGGCCACGGTCGAAAACATCGGCGACGAAGCGACTCTGCCGCTGGATCTCCATATCTCCACGGACAGCGGACTCGTTGCCGACCGTGAGGGTGTCGGGCTGGGTCGACTTGCTGCCAGGGAGCAACTGTCGATCGAGATCGGAATCACTGGGCGATCACCCGGAGAACACGCTACCACGGTTGAAATCACCGCCGACGGCGAGACCGTCGAGTCGACTGTCGCGACGTTCACCGTTTTGGAGACTGATCGTTCGGTTCGGGAGGTTATCGCAGGCGGTCAAGACGCGACTCCGAGTGTACTCGACGTTCGAGCGGCACTGGAATATTGGTCCCAGAACCGCCAGGTTCCCGAAACTGGTGGGGAAACAATTGACGACCGAACGCTTCTCTCTCTCATCGAAGAATGGCGTGTCGCTGAGGGGAGTGAGTCGTAA